From the Vibrio algarum genome, one window contains:
- a CDS encoding ketoacyl-ACP synthase III — protein sequence MTKYYAEITGWGKCLPPAVLSNDDLSTFMETSDEWIRSRTGIESRRISHVNTSELATVAAKHALACAGIEANDLDVIIVATCSADSLIPNIASKVQQNLGVVGAAAFDLNAACTGFVYGLETATRLIQAGNYKHALVIGAERLSFFIDWSKRDTAVLFGDGAGAAILSRTEEKVGLQEALIGCDSAGRDILSVPKFGTSMDRFAADNGYFDFNFVGRDIFKRAVKGMGVAAQTVLQRAGMSTQDIDVLIPHQANIRIIQTLADLAGISQDKAFVNIQKYGNTSAATVPIALCEALEQGRVKPGDNILVAAFGAGLTWGSGLLKWGSRVTPIDSSDSSLPDCDKTALELIAEHKKHCLKPKA from the coding sequence ATGACGAAGTACTACGCTGAAATAACTGGGTGGGGAAAATGTCTGCCACCGGCCGTTTTATCTAATGATGATTTAAGCACATTTATGGAAACTTCTGATGAGTGGATTCGTTCTCGAACGGGAATTGAGAGCCGTCGTATAAGCCATGTAAATACATCAGAATTAGCCACTGTTGCTGCAAAGCATGCACTCGCATGTGCCGGTATTGAAGCGAATGATCTCGATGTTATTATTGTTGCTACCTGTTCAGCTGATTCTTTAATTCCTAATATTGCGTCGAAGGTCCAACAAAATCTTGGCGTCGTTGGTGCGGCTGCTTTCGATTTAAATGCCGCCTGTACTGGCTTTGTTTACGGTTTAGAGACAGCGACACGACTAATTCAAGCCGGTAACTATAAACACGCTCTTGTGATTGGTGCAGAACGCCTTTCATTTTTTATTGATTGGAGTAAACGAGATACAGCGGTTTTGTTTGGTGATGGTGCTGGCGCAGCGATTCTTAGTAGAACGGAAGAAAAAGTCGGCTTACAAGAGGCACTAATCGGCTGTGATTCCGCAGGACGCGATATACTCTCGGTGCCTAAATTTGGTACTAGTATGGATCGTTTTGCTGCTGATAATGGCTATTTCGATTTCAATTTTGTTGGCCGCGATATCTTTAAACGAGCAGTAAAAGGAATGGGTGTTGCAGCACAGACCGTTTTACAACGTGCAGGGATGAGTACTCAAGATATTGACGTTCTCATCCCCCATCAAGCCAATATTAGAATTATTCAGACATTAGCTGATTTGGCAGGGATTTCTCAAGATAAGGCCTTTGTAAATATACAAAAGTACGGTAATACATCTGCGGCGACTGTGCCTATTGCTTTGTGTGAAGCTCTAGAGCAAGGGCGCGTTAAACCTGGTGATAATATTCTCGTGGCTGCCTTTGGTGCTGGATTAACATGGGGTTCGGGTTTATTAAAATGGGGGAGTCGAGTTACGCCAATTGATAGCAGCGACTCTTCATTACCTGATTGTGATAAGACAGCTCTTGAATTGATTGCAGAGCACAAAAAGCATTGCCTAAAGCCTAAAGCCTAA
- the trxC gene encoding thioredoxin TrxC, whose protein sequence is MSTFNTRCPSCKGINRVPVERVSEMASCGKCKSHLFDGAPIEGTSDNINALLSANTPVVIDFWAPWCNPCVGFAPVFSDVAQERLGQMRFVKIDTEANQALAAQYQIRSIPTIMIFKNGKKIDMLSGALAKGQFNSWLDAALNKSSN, encoded by the coding sequence ATGTCTACATTTAACACTCGATGCCCTTCCTGCAAAGGCATAAATAGAGTACCCGTTGAACGCGTTTCTGAAATGGCAAGCTGTGGTAAGTGCAAATCTCATTTATTTGACGGAGCACCAATTGAAGGTACCTCTGACAACATTAATGCGCTGCTATCTGCCAACACACCTGTTGTTATCGATTTCTGGGCGCCTTGGTGTAACCCTTGTGTAGGCTTCGCTCCAGTATTTTCAGATGTAGCTCAAGAGAGATTAGGCCAAATGAGATTTGTTAAAATTGATACCGAAGCGAATCAAGCATTAGCTGCCCAATATCAGATAAGAAGTATCCCGACTATCATGATATTTAAGAACGGCAAGAAAATCGACATGCTCAGCGGTGCCTTAGCGAAAGGCCAGTTCAATTCATGGCTTGATGCCGCACTCAACAAATCATCCAATTAG
- a CDS encoding monovalent cation:proton antiporter-2 (CPA2) family protein, whose amino-acid sequence MTGYFLQAFIYLSAAVIAVPLAKRFGLGSVLGYLVAGVVIGPVIGLVGDETTSIQHVAEFGVVMMLFLVGLELEPKMLWAMRNKLIGLGGLQVGLTTAGVTGIALAFGITWTVSLTIGLVFSLSSTAIVLQTFSEKNLEKAEGARNAFSVLLFQDIAVIPMLAFVPLLALPDLVEAAKSMASQAAEHHEELSLVAGLPSWAYGLVIILSIGIVVVGGHFLSRPLFKYVAKSGLREIFTATSLMLVIGIAALMSLVGLSPALGTFLAGVVLANSEFRHELESNIEPFKGLLLGLFFITVGAGINFDVLFNSFALVISLTIGLMLLKGTVLFVLAFIFRIKKSNRWLFALSLAQAGEFGFVLLSFSVQNHVLPQEIAQTLSLVVALSMFLTPGLFILFDKVILPKYQKTENDREPDTIEETGNVIIAGAGRFGQIVTRLLSANNVKTTVLDVEPTQIDNLRKINIKSYFGDATKPDLLHTAGIEKASVIVISIDNKEAVKELVEYVKHTYPNVKIIARAFDRGHSYALRLAGADTIISETYFSALEAGKQALKDVGFHPFQVEQQKNAFIAIENKGADKMFDTWKEASEEDRYDVAYQKLFIELEEAISSAMNDDRADKHSRTERGWTPPPKGYADLDKHTIE is encoded by the coding sequence ATGACCGGCTATTTTCTACAAGCATTTATTTACCTTAGTGCCGCCGTGATAGCAGTGCCACTGGCTAAGCGGTTCGGTTTAGGCTCTGTACTTGGTTATTTAGTCGCGGGGGTCGTCATAGGGCCCGTTATTGGCCTTGTCGGTGATGAGACGACATCAATCCAACACGTCGCTGAATTTGGTGTAGTGATGATGCTCTTTCTCGTTGGCCTAGAATTAGAACCTAAAATGCTCTGGGCAATGAGAAACAAACTTATAGGACTTGGCGGGCTTCAAGTTGGGTTGACAACGGCAGGCGTTACCGGTATAGCCCTGGCCTTCGGAATTACTTGGACTGTCTCTTTAACCATTGGTTTGGTGTTTTCTTTGTCTTCCACAGCGATTGTTTTACAAACGTTCAGTGAAAAGAACTTAGAAAAAGCTGAAGGCGCAAGAAATGCATTCTCGGTCCTTTTGTTTCAAGATATTGCCGTTATTCCTATGTTAGCCTTTGTTCCTTTACTGGCATTACCAGACCTAGTGGAAGCGGCAAAATCTATGGCATCGCAGGCCGCTGAACACCACGAAGAACTGAGCTTGGTTGCTGGTTTACCGAGCTGGGCTTACGGATTAGTCATTATTCTCTCCATAGGTATAGTGGTCGTTGGTGGTCATTTTCTTTCCCGTCCATTGTTCAAATACGTCGCTAAATCTGGCTTACGTGAAATTTTCACCGCGACGTCGTTAATGTTAGTAATTGGTATTGCCGCCCTTATGAGCCTAGTAGGATTGTCTCCAGCACTGGGTACTTTTTTAGCCGGTGTTGTATTGGCTAACAGTGAGTTTAGGCATGAACTTGAATCCAATATAGAACCTTTTAAAGGTCTATTACTCGGTCTCTTTTTTATCACTGTTGGCGCAGGGATAAACTTTGATGTTTTATTCAACAGTTTCGCACTAGTTATTTCTCTCACGATAGGTCTTATGCTACTGAAAGGAACGGTCCTTTTTGTTCTTGCTTTTATTTTTCGGATTAAGAAGAGTAATCGTTGGTTGTTTGCGTTGAGCCTCGCTCAGGCGGGCGAGTTTGGCTTCGTTTTGCTTAGTTTCAGCGTACAGAATCACGTTTTACCTCAAGAAATAGCTCAAACCCTTTCTTTGGTTGTAGCACTTTCAATGTTCCTTACACCGGGTCTATTCATACTTTTCGACAAAGTAATATTACCTAAGTATCAAAAAACCGAAAACGATCGCGAACCCGATACAATTGAAGAAACGGGTAATGTTATTATTGCAGGTGCAGGACGTTTTGGTCAGATCGTCACTCGCTTACTGAGTGCAAATAACGTTAAAACTACCGTTCTCGATGTAGAACCTACTCAGATTGATAACCTGAGAAAAATCAATATTAAGAGCTATTTCGGAGACGCAACAAAACCCGATTTACTTCATACCGCCGGCATTGAAAAAGCGTCCGTTATTGTGATTAGCATCGACAATAAAGAGGCTGTGAAAGAGTTAGTCGAATATGTAAAACACACCTATCCAAATGTGAAAATTATTGCTCGAGCATTTGATCGAGGGCACTCATATGCACTCCGACTAGCAGGTGCCGACACTATTATTTCTGAAACCTACTTCTCAGCATTAGAGGCGGGAAAGCAAGCACTTAAAGACGTTGGCTTTCATCCTTTTCAGGTTGAACAACAGAAAAATGCCTTTATAGCCATTGAAAATAAAGGGGCTGATAAAATGTTCGACACTTGGAAAGAAGCTTCCGAAGAGGATCGATATGATGTTGCCTATCAGAAACTATTTATAGAACTGGAAGAGGCAATAAGTTCGGCAATGAATGACGATCGCGCAGACAAGCACTCTCGAACAGAACGAGGATGGACTCCACCACCTAAAGGCTACGCCGATCTAGATAAACACACTATAGAATAA
- the modC gene encoding molybdenum ABC transporter ATP-binding protein ModC — MIEIKLNHKLGNVLLNVEQRIPSSGITAIFGRSGSGKTSLINAIAGLITPEQGKIKVKEKVIFDHKNKINLAIEKRNIGYVFQDARLFPHYSVKANLLYGVKCSAEPEGFDHIVDLLNLSHLLNRFPIDLSGGEKQRVAIARALLSNPDMLLMDEPLASLDLPRKKEVMPFLEKMAQEINIPILYVTHSLSEILRLADHILLMDEGHIVTSGSLETVWGSDAMKPWQSFSEQSSLFEATICQHHDKYALSKVRLNTETSMWVQHIDEPIHSSIRLQIRANDVSITLQKAVGTSIRNILPATIKQIDLIETKQGNQNVSVTLDLGQICMLKANVTKWAFDDLKLQPGQKVYAQIKGVSVTQKDMAMKHVIASE, encoded by the coding sequence ATGATAGAAATTAAACTAAATCACAAGCTCGGTAATGTGTTGCTAAATGTAGAGCAGCGTATTCCATCATCTGGCATAACGGCAATTTTTGGTCGTTCAGGTTCAGGAAAAACCTCTCTGATTAATGCTATTGCGGGACTAATCACGCCTGAACAAGGAAAGATTAAGGTAAAAGAAAAAGTTATCTTTGACCACAAAAACAAAATCAATTTGGCCATTGAAAAGCGCAACATTGGTTACGTTTTTCAAGATGCGAGACTTTTTCCTCACTACAGTGTTAAAGCAAATTTGCTGTATGGTGTTAAATGCAGTGCAGAGCCTGAAGGGTTCGATCATATTGTCGACCTTCTTAATTTGTCTCATCTTCTGAATCGTTTCCCGATAGATCTCTCCGGCGGAGAGAAGCAACGTGTGGCTATAGCCAGAGCGCTGCTATCAAATCCAGATATGTTGCTGATGGATGAGCCGTTAGCGTCGTTAGATCTACCTCGTAAAAAAGAAGTCATGCCCTTTTTGGAAAAAATGGCTCAAGAAATCAACATCCCCATTTTGTACGTAACCCACAGCTTAAGTGAGATTTTAAGGCTAGCAGATCATATTCTACTCATGGATGAAGGGCACATTGTAACGAGTGGTAGCTTAGAAACGGTATGGGGTTCAGATGCTATGAAACCATGGCAATCATTTTCCGAACAAAGCTCACTTTTCGAAGCGACGATCTGTCAGCATCATGACAAGTACGCTCTGTCTAAAGTACGTTTAAATACAGAAACATCCATGTGGGTTCAACACATCGATGAACCAATACATTCGTCCATTCGATTGCAGATCCGAGCAAACGATGTTTCTATCACTTTGCAAAAAGCGGTTGGTACCTCTATTCGAAATATTTTACCCGCTACAATAAAACAGATAGATCTTATAGAGACCAAACAAGGCAACCAAAATGTATCTGTCACTTTAGATTTAGGTCAAATATGTATGTTAAAAGCGAATGTCACTAAGTGGGCATTTGATGATCTTAAGCTTCAACCAGGTCAGAAAGTATACGCGCAGATTAAGGGGGTCAGCGTGACTCAAAAAGATATGGCGATGAAACATGTCATCGCCAGTGAGTAA